The Pseudarthrobacter sulfonivorans genome includes a window with the following:
- a CDS encoding FdhF/YdeP family oxidoreductase translates to MKFGKQPAPVADINEDNLEVHKPKTEAAGIKAVMVALERAVAQAGVTRTAQSLLRLNQQGGFDCPGCAWPESATKRKAAEFCENGAKAVAEENTLRTVGAEFWARHSIAELSGKTEYWLGNQGRLSEPVVIREGDTHYSPISWTEAFELIGEHIRASTPDRSVFYTSGRTANETAFMYQLFARALGTNNLPDCSNMCHESSGSALNPTIGIGKGTVSLEDIHDSELIFVVGQNPGTNHPRMLSALKECKDKGGKVVAVNPLPEAGLFNFKDPQTVSGVVGGGTPLADEYLQIKVGGDLALFQALGHLLLAEEERNPGTVVDRSFIDAQTDGFDAYRDARQELDWAETEKATGLSREQIETVAGMLIRSKATIFCWALGVTQQPHSVDTIKEMVNVLLLQGNFGKPGAGACPVRGHSNVQGDRTMGIWEKPKEWLLEALDKEFAIESPRHHGHDAVETMAAFERDEVDVFVSMGGNFSLACSDTETLEAGMQRIGLTVHVSTKPNRSHVVHGRTSLILPTLGRTDKDDKHAKGVQFLSVEDSMSVVHSTQGRLAPVSEHLLAEPVIVARMAEATFGPDHLVDWRAMAGDYDVVRDHISRVIPGFEDFNARIRTKNGFVLPNPPRDTRSFKTDIGRGRFTVSPLEYLSPPHGHLVLQTIRSHDQYNTTFYGLDDRYRGISGGRRVILVHPEDLAELGFQDRDLVDVVSTFRGHDRQAYKFRLVAYPTAKGCAAAYFPEANALVHKENVARESNTPGFKAMFVRFVPHVAEPEAAEESASLAAATAS, encoded by the coding sequence ATGAAGTTCGGCAAGCAGCCCGCCCCCGTCGCGGACATCAACGAGGACAACCTCGAAGTCCACAAGCCCAAAACGGAAGCGGCCGGAATCAAGGCCGTCATGGTGGCCCTCGAGCGCGCGGTGGCCCAGGCCGGGGTGACCCGGACGGCGCAGTCCCTGCTGCGGCTGAACCAACAGGGCGGCTTCGACTGCCCAGGCTGTGCCTGGCCGGAATCGGCCACGAAGCGCAAAGCGGCCGAGTTCTGCGAGAACGGGGCCAAAGCGGTGGCCGAGGAGAACACCCTCCGCACGGTCGGGGCCGAGTTCTGGGCCCGGCACTCCATCGCCGAACTCTCCGGGAAAACGGAGTACTGGCTAGGCAACCAGGGCCGGCTGAGCGAACCGGTAGTGATCCGCGAGGGCGACACGCATTACTCGCCGATCTCCTGGACCGAAGCCTTCGAGCTGATCGGCGAACACATCCGGGCCTCCACCCCGGACCGGTCCGTCTTCTACACTTCGGGCCGCACCGCCAACGAAACCGCGTTTATGTACCAGCTGTTCGCGCGGGCACTGGGCACCAACAACCTGCCCGACTGTTCCAACATGTGCCATGAGTCCTCCGGCTCGGCGCTGAACCCGACCATCGGCATCGGCAAGGGCACCGTGTCCCTGGAGGACATCCACGATTCCGAGCTCATCTTTGTGGTGGGGCAGAACCCGGGCACCAACCACCCCCGGATGCTCTCAGCGCTGAAGGAATGCAAGGACAAGGGCGGCAAGGTGGTGGCGGTCAACCCGCTGCCGGAGGCGGGACTGTTCAACTTCAAGGATCCGCAGACCGTTTCCGGTGTGGTGGGCGGCGGCACACCGCTCGCCGACGAGTACCTGCAGATCAAGGTCGGCGGTGACCTGGCACTGTTCCAGGCACTGGGCCACCTGCTCCTGGCGGAGGAAGAGCGCAACCCGGGCACCGTCGTCGACCGTTCCTTTATCGACGCACAAACCGACGGGTTCGACGCCTACCGAGACGCCCGCCAGGAACTGGACTGGGCGGAAACCGAGAAGGCCACCGGCCTATCCCGCGAACAAATTGAGACCGTGGCTGGGATGCTGATCAGGTCCAAGGCCACCATCTTCTGCTGGGCCCTCGGCGTGACGCAGCAGCCGCACTCGGTGGACACCATCAAGGAGATGGTCAACGTCCTGCTGCTGCAGGGCAACTTCGGCAAACCCGGCGCCGGCGCCTGCCCCGTCCGCGGCCACTCCAACGTCCAGGGCGACCGGACCATGGGCATCTGGGAAAAACCCAAGGAATGGCTCCTCGAAGCACTTGACAAAGAGTTCGCGATCGAGTCCCCGCGGCACCACGGCCACGACGCCGTCGAAACCATGGCGGCCTTCGAGCGGGACGAGGTGGACGTTTTTGTGTCCATGGGCGGAAACTTCTCGCTCGCCTGTTCCGATACCGAGACCCTGGAAGCCGGGATGCAGCGGATTGGCCTGACCGTGCACGTGTCCACCAAGCCGAACCGGTCCCACGTGGTGCACGGCCGCACGTCGCTCATCCTGCCCACCCTCGGCCGGACGGACAAGGACGACAAGCACGCCAAGGGCGTACAGTTCCTGTCCGTGGAGGACTCCATGTCCGTGGTCCACTCCACCCAGGGCAGGCTGGCGCCGGTGTCCGAGCACCTGCTCGCCGAACCGGTGATCGTCGCGCGGATGGCAGAGGCCACCTTCGGGCCGGACCACCTGGTGGACTGGAGGGCCATGGCCGGGGACTACGACGTGGTCCGTGACCACATCTCCCGCGTCATCCCCGGATTCGAGGACTTCAACGCCCGGATCCGGACCAAAAACGGTTTTGTGCTGCCCAACCCGCCGCGGGACACCAGGTCGTTCAAGACCGACATCGGCCGCGGCCGCTTCACCGTCAGCCCGCTCGAGTACCTGTCTCCGCCCCACGGCCATCTGGTCCTCCAGACCATCCGCAGCCACGACCAGTACAACACCACGTTCTACGGCCTGGATGACCGGTACCGGGGGATCTCGGGCGGGCGCCGGGTGATTCTGGTGCATCCGGAGGACCTGGCAGAACTGGGTTTCCAGGACCGGGACCTCGTGGACGTGGTCAGCACCTTCCGTGGGCACGACCGGCAGGCGTACAAGTTCCGACTGGTGGCCTACCCGACGGCGAAGGGCTGCGCGGCGGCATACTTCCCCGAGGCCAACGCCCTGGTTCATAAAGAGAACGTGGCGCGGGAATCCAACACCCCCGGTTTCAAGGCCATGTTCGTCCGGTTTGTGCCGCACGTGGCGGAGCCGGAAGCCGCCGAGGAGTCCGCTTCGCTGGCGGCTGCCACTGCCAGCTGA
- a CDS encoding helix-turn-helix transcriptional regulator, whose translation MPLPDLPWPLLQSVAALADAPLAQIAERLRDATLPFMGGSALVIFTEDCTGRPQKKAGDEEIISRASIAELDTLRAALSDEAPWFGEAEIAGRTRPVLALKHASSNALLVLTDPAPADSGHNSGLDLVTYLWRLTARRIREKVADAPPSYLLESRAASAERLRVTAELTDLHSTTLETLLAALRSSSLEDAAARSTVTDLTAKALIGLRTHSDRTTDLVKEPVAKAFERLREDLRPLTRYSGIEIEFIEPPLNGRALPGEVAHAARAIVRGLVLAMTEQPDVSRVRTQWDCDGENLLINVRDDGRGALAADAPSIARLDRRVQALTGQLRIDVMPGWGADVFVTLPLDLPTRPSGDVAGWDLAARELEVLQHLVAGHRNRTIASKLGISENTVKFHVRNLFKKLDVGSRTEAIALAHSHGLR comes from the coding sequence ATGCCTCTTCCAGACCTGCCGTGGCCGCTTTTGCAGAGCGTGGCAGCCTTGGCCGATGCCCCTCTGGCCCAGATAGCGGAGCGGTTGCGCGATGCCACACTCCCCTTCATGGGAGGCAGTGCGCTGGTCATCTTCACCGAAGACTGCACGGGGCGGCCGCAGAAAAAGGCGGGCGACGAAGAAATCATCTCCCGGGCCTCCATCGCCGAGCTTGACACGCTTCGCGCTGCCCTTTCGGATGAGGCACCCTGGTTTGGGGAAGCCGAGATCGCTGGCCGGACCCGGCCCGTCCTCGCCCTGAAGCACGCCTCCAGCAATGCCCTCCTGGTCCTCACGGATCCCGCCCCTGCCGATTCGGGACACAACTCCGGATTGGACCTGGTGACGTATCTCTGGCGCCTTACTGCCCGCCGGATCCGCGAGAAAGTGGCTGATGCGCCGCCGTCGTACCTGCTGGAATCTCGGGCGGCTTCCGCTGAGCGCCTCCGCGTGACGGCGGAACTGACCGATCTGCACTCCACCACCCTGGAGACCCTCCTGGCAGCCCTGCGTTCTTCCTCCTTGGAGGATGCAGCAGCCCGCTCAACCGTCACTGACCTCACTGCCAAGGCTTTAATCGGGCTCCGCACCCACAGCGACCGCACGACAGACCTGGTCAAAGAGCCCGTTGCCAAGGCTTTCGAACGACTGCGGGAGGACCTGCGGCCGCTCACACGCTACAGCGGCATCGAGATCGAATTTATCGAACCGCCGCTGAATGGAAGGGCGCTGCCCGGCGAAGTTGCCCACGCGGCACGGGCCATTGTCCGCGGACTTGTGCTGGCCATGACGGAACAGCCGGACGTCAGCAGGGTACGGACGCAGTGGGACTGCGATGGCGAAAACCTGCTGATCAACGTACGCGACGACGGCCGCGGTGCACTCGCCGCCGACGCGCCGAGCATCGCCCGCCTGGACCGCCGGGTCCAGGCGCTCACCGGACAGCTGCGGATCGACGTCATGCCGGGCTGGGGTGCAGACGTCTTCGTCACGCTCCCCTTGGACCTGCCGACACGCCCGTCCGGGGATGTCGCCGGATGGGACCTTGCCGCCCGGGAACTCGAAGTGCTCCAGCACCTTGTCGCCGGACACCGCAACAGGACCATCGCCTCAAAGCTGGGCATCAGCGAGAATACGGTCAAGTTCCACGTGCGAAACCTGTTCAAGAAGCTCGACGTCGGCTCACGCACCGAGGCCATCGCTCTGGCACACAGCCACGGACTCCGGTGA
- the tkt gene encoding transketolase, with amino-acid sequence MLPGTTNSATLDWTPADERAVDTARVLAADAVEKVGNGHPGTAMSLAPAAYLLFQKLMRHDPRDPDWLGRDRFILSPGHSSLTLYIQLFLSGYGLELDDLKALRTWDSLTPGHPEYKHTAGVEITTGPLGQGLASSVGFAYSQRRMRGLFDADAAEGTSPFDHTIWVIASDGDIQEGVTSEASSLAGHQELGNLVVVYDENHISIEDDTDISFTEDVLKRYEAYGWHTQRVDWTETGEYVEDVQELYSALLAAKAETSKPSIISLRTIIGYPAPKKQNTGKIHGSALGADEVAGLKEVLGFDPAKSFDVDQDVLAHARAVVERGAAARIEWDGSFEAWQSANPEGAALLERIEAKKLPAGLDAVLPVFEAGKDVSTRAASGKVLNAIGPVMPELWGGSADLAESNNTTIEGSPSFIPASRSTDTWKGNPYGRVLHFGIREHAAASIVNGISLHGRTRAFSGTFLIFSDYQRPAIRLSALMGVPSIYVWSHDSIGLGEDGPTHQPVEQLSTLRAIVGLDVVRPGDANEVGIAWKTMLENHENPAGIVLTRQNVPTFARGNGAAQGDTFASPAGVAKGGYVLAEASKDGATVPADVLLIATGSEVQLAVQAREALQAEGIAARVVSMPCVEWFNNQDAAYRESVLPAAVRARVSVEAGLALGWREFVGDAGRSISLEHYGASADYKRLFQEFGITAEAVAAAAKDSLAAARN; translated from the coding sequence ATGCTCCCCGGCACTACAAATTCAGCAACACTCGACTGGACGCCCGCGGACGAGCGCGCCGTGGACACAGCCCGTGTTTTGGCTGCGGACGCCGTCGAGAAGGTTGGCAACGGCCACCCCGGCACGGCCATGAGCCTTGCACCGGCCGCCTACCTTCTCTTCCAGAAGCTGATGCGCCACGACCCCCGCGACCCGGACTGGCTGGGACGTGACCGTTTCATCCTGTCACCCGGTCACTCCTCGCTGACCCTGTACATTCAGCTGTTCCTGTCCGGCTACGGCCTGGAACTGGACGACCTCAAGGCGCTACGCACCTGGGATTCCCTCACGCCGGGCCACCCCGAGTACAAGCACACCGCCGGCGTCGAAATCACCACCGGCCCGCTGGGCCAGGGCCTGGCCTCCTCGGTGGGCTTCGCCTACTCGCAGCGCCGGATGCGCGGCCTGTTCGACGCCGACGCTGCCGAGGGCACGTCCCCGTTTGACCACACCATCTGGGTCATCGCTTCCGACGGCGACATCCAGGAAGGCGTGACCTCCGAGGCTTCCTCGCTGGCCGGCCACCAGGAACTGGGCAACCTCGTGGTGGTGTACGACGAAAACCACATCTCCATCGAGGACGACACCGACATCTCCTTCACCGAGGACGTCCTCAAGCGCTACGAGGCGTACGGCTGGCACACCCAGCGCGTTGACTGGACCGAGACGGGCGAATATGTCGAAGACGTCCAGGAGCTGTACTCGGCCCTGCTCGCCGCGAAGGCCGAGACCTCCAAGCCGTCCATCATCTCGCTGCGCACCATCATCGGGTACCCGGCGCCGAAGAAGCAGAACACCGGCAAGATCCACGGTTCCGCCCTGGGTGCCGACGAAGTGGCAGGCCTCAAGGAGGTCCTGGGCTTCGATCCGGCCAAGTCCTTCGACGTTGACCAGGACGTCCTGGCGCACGCCCGCGCCGTCGTCGAACGCGGTGCTGCTGCCCGCATCGAATGGGACGGGTCCTTCGAGGCGTGGCAGTCGGCCAACCCTGAGGGCGCTGCGTTGTTGGAGCGGATCGAAGCCAAGAAGCTTCCAGCCGGACTCGACGCCGTCCTGCCGGTCTTCGAAGCAGGCAAGGACGTCTCCACCCGCGCAGCGTCCGGCAAGGTCTTGAACGCGATCGGCCCGGTCATGCCGGAACTGTGGGGCGGTTCGGCCGACCTCGCGGAGTCCAACAACACCACCATCGAGGGATCGCCGTCGTTCATCCCGGCCTCGCGCTCCACGGACACGTGGAAGGGCAACCCGTACGGTCGGGTCCTGCACTTCGGCATCCGCGAGCACGCCGCGGCCTCGATCGTGAACGGCATCTCGCTGCACGGCCGCACCCGAGCTTTTTCGGGCACATTCCTGATCTTCAGCGACTACCAGCGCCCCGCCATCCGCCTCTCCGCCCTCATGGGTGTCCCGTCCATCTACGTATGGTCGCATGACTCCATCGGCCTGGGCGAGGACGGCCCCACTCACCAGCCGGTGGAGCAGCTCTCCACCCTGCGCGCCATCGTGGGCCTGGACGTCGTCCGCCCCGGTGACGCGAACGAGGTGGGCATAGCGTGGAAGACCATGCTGGAGAACCACGAAAACCCGGCCGGCATCGTCCTGACCCGTCAGAACGTCCCCACCTTCGCCCGCGGTAATGGTGCAGCACAGGGCGACACTTTTGCTTCCCCGGCCGGTGTGGCCAAGGGCGGCTACGTCCTGGCTGAAGCATCGAAGGACGGCGCCACCGTGCCGGCCGACGTGCTCCTGATCGCAACCGGCTCCGAGGTCCAGTTGGCTGTCCAGGCCCGCGAAGCCCTGCAGGCCGAAGGCATCGCCGCCCGCGTTGTCTCCATGCCGTGCGTCGAGTGGTTCAACAACCAGGACGCCGCCTACCGCGAGTCCGTGCTCCCCGCCGCCGTCAGGGCCCGCGTCTCCGTGGAGGCCGGTCTGGCCCTGGGCTGGAGGGAATTCGTTGGCGACGCCGGCCGTTCCATCTCGCTCGAGCACTACGGTGCTTCCGCTGACTACAAGCGCCTGTTCCAGGAGTTCGGCATTACCGCGGAGGCGGTTGCCGCCGCTGCCAAGGACTCCCTCGCCGCGGCCCGCAACTAG
- the tal gene encoding transaldolase has protein sequence MTNATPTAQLSDAGVSIWLDDLSRERLASGSLQKLIDEKNVVGVTTNPSIFQAAITSGSDYDAKIAELAAQGAGVEETIFEITTTDVADACDLFAPIAAATKGVDGRVSIEVDPRLAWDTAGTIAEAKNLYKKVDKDNVLIKIPATLEGLEAITATLAEGISVNVTLIFSLDRYCAVINAFQSGLELAKENGHDLSTIHSVASFFVSRVDSEIDKRLDALGTDEAKALKGKAGVANARLAYQVYEQLFSTERWEVLTKAGARTQRPLWASTGVKDPAYPDTLYVTGLAAADVVNTMPEKTLDATFDHGVVTGDTITGTYAESKGVLYALDALGISYNEVVALLESEGLDKFVASWKELLADVEGALATARKAS, from the coding sequence ATGACCAACGCAACCCCCACCGCCCAGCTGTCCGACGCCGGTGTGTCCATCTGGCTCGACGACCTCTCACGTGAGCGTCTCGCCAGCGGAAGCCTCCAGAAGCTCATCGACGAAAAGAACGTCGTCGGCGTGACCACCAACCCGTCCATCTTCCAGGCCGCGATCACCTCCGGCTCGGACTACGACGCAAAGATCGCAGAACTCGCCGCCCAGGGCGCCGGTGTTGAGGAGACCATCTTCGAGATCACCACCACCGACGTCGCGGACGCCTGCGACCTGTTCGCCCCGATCGCCGCTGCGACCAAGGGAGTGGACGGCCGTGTCTCCATCGAAGTTGACCCGCGCCTCGCCTGGGACACGGCCGGCACCATCGCCGAGGCCAAGAACCTCTACAAGAAGGTGGACAAGGACAACGTCCTCATCAAGATCCCCGCGACGCTCGAAGGCCTGGAAGCGATTACCGCAACCCTCGCCGAAGGCATCAGCGTCAACGTGACCCTGATCTTCTCCCTCGACCGCTACTGCGCCGTCATCAACGCCTTCCAATCCGGCCTGGAACTGGCCAAGGAAAACGGGCATGACCTGTCCACGATCCACTCGGTCGCCTCGTTCTTCGTCTCCCGCGTGGACAGCGAGATCGACAAACGGCTCGACGCCCTCGGCACCGACGAAGCCAAGGCACTCAAGGGCAAGGCCGGCGTAGCCAATGCCCGCCTGGCCTACCAGGTGTACGAGCAGCTCTTTTCGACCGAACGGTGGGAAGTTCTGACCAAAGCCGGCGCACGCACGCAGCGTCCGCTGTGGGCCTCCACCGGTGTGAAGGACCCTGCCTACCCCGACACCCTGTACGTCACCGGACTGGCTGCCGCCGACGTCGTCAACACCATGCCGGAGAAGACGCTTGACGCGACGTTCGACCACGGCGTGGTCACCGGTGACACCATCACCGGCACCTATGCCGAGTCCAAGGGCGTGCTGTACGCACTGGACGCCCTCGGCATCTCCTACAACGAGGTGGTTGCCCTCCTCGAATCGGAGGGCCTGGACAAGTTTGTGGCCAGCTGGAAGGAACTGCTGGCCGACGTCGAAGGCGCCCTCGCCACCGCACGGAAGGCATCCTGA
- the rpe gene encoding ribulose-phosphate 3-epimerase: MSASPLNCCINPSILSADFVNLEAELARISNADAVHVDVMDNHFVPNLTIGLPVVERLQKVSPVPLDAHLMIANVDRWAPLYADAGVSSVTFHVEASDAPIKLARELRARGAKAGMALRPATPVEPYLDMLPELDMLLIMTVEPGFGGQAFLDVMLPKIRRARAAVDGSGVNVAIQVDGGITEETITRAAEAGANVFVAGSAVYGKPSPADAIESLRANGQLAFGRTALHLNNIAPQPV, translated from the coding sequence ATGTCCGCATCACCTCTGAACTGCTGCATCAACCCCAGCATCCTCTCGGCCGACTTCGTCAATCTCGAGGCCGAACTCGCCCGCATCAGCAACGCCGATGCCGTGCACGTGGATGTTATGGACAACCACTTTGTGCCAAATCTGACCATCGGCCTGCCTGTTGTGGAACGCCTGCAGAAGGTCAGCCCCGTCCCGTTGGACGCCCACCTGATGATTGCCAACGTGGACCGCTGGGCTCCGCTGTACGCCGACGCCGGCGTGAGCTCTGTGACATTCCACGTCGAGGCATCCGACGCCCCCATCAAACTCGCTCGCGAACTTCGCGCACGCGGGGCCAAGGCGGGCATGGCCCTGCGTCCGGCCACTCCGGTGGAACCGTACCTGGACATGCTCCCCGAACTGGACATGCTGTTGATCATGACGGTGGAGCCGGGCTTTGGCGGCCAGGCGTTCCTGGATGTCATGCTGCCCAAGATCCGCCGTGCCCGCGCGGCGGTTGACGGTTCAGGAGTGAACGTGGCCATCCAGGTGGACGGCGGCATCACGGAGGAAACCATCACTCGGGCCGCGGAGGCCGGTGCCAACGTCTTTGTGGCCGGGTCAGCCGTGTACGGCAAGCCGTCTCCTGCGGACGCCATCGAGTCACTGCGCGCGAACGGCCAGCTCGCCTTCGGCCGAACGGCTCTCCACCTCAACAACATCGCACCCCAACCAGTCTGA
- a CDS encoding ribose-5-phosphate isomerase, giving the protein MRVHIGTDHAGMELSSHLINALSANGYEMVDHGPAAYDAEDDYPSFCIKAASAVVADQAAGIDALGIVLGGSGNGEQIAANKVKGVRAALAWNLDTAKLAREHNNANVVAVGGRQHTVQEATELIEAFLAEPFSNAERHERRIGKIATYETTGEVAE; this is encoded by the coding sequence ATGCGCGTTCACATCGGAACCGACCACGCCGGTATGGAGCTAAGCTCCCACCTCATCAATGCACTGTCTGCCAACGGCTACGAGATGGTGGACCACGGGCCGGCGGCCTATGATGCCGAGGACGACTACCCGTCGTTCTGCATCAAGGCAGCCTCCGCCGTCGTGGCCGATCAGGCCGCAGGCATTGACGCCCTCGGGATTGTGCTGGGCGGTTCGGGCAACGGCGAGCAGATCGCCGCGAACAAGGTCAAGGGCGTCCGCGCGGCCTTGGCCTGGAACCTCGATACGGCCAAGCTGGCCCGCGAACACAACAACGCCAACGTGGTGGCAGTGGGCGGGCGGCAGCACACCGTGCAGGAGGCCACCGAACTGATCGAGGCATTCCTGGCAGAACCGTTTAGTAATGCCGAGCGCCATGAACGCCGCATCGGCAAGATCGCCACCTACGAAACCACCGGCGAGGTGGCCGAGTAA
- the fbaA gene encoding class II fructose-bisphosphate aldolase, whose translation MPIATPEIYSEMIDRAKAGGFAFPAVNVTSSQTLNAALRGFAEAESDGIVQVSTGGAAYWSGAATKDMVAGSLGFAAFAREVAKNYNVNIALHTDHCPKDKLDGFVLPLLAASEAEVKAGRNPIFNSHMWDGSHETLEDNLRIARELLERTAAAKMILEVEIGIVGGEEDGVENAINDKLYTTVEDALATIEALGAGENGRYLTALTFGNVHGVYKPGGVKLRPEILKDIQAQVGAKLGKDSPFDLVFHGGSGSSDQEIADAVSYGVIKMNIDTDTQYAFTRPVAGHMLANYDGVLKIDGEMGNKKLYDPRVWGASAEAGLSARIVEATKQLGSAGKTI comes from the coding sequence ATGCCCATTGCAACCCCAGAGATCTACTCCGAGATGATCGACCGCGCGAAGGCCGGCGGCTTCGCGTTTCCGGCCGTCAACGTCACCTCCTCGCAGACGCTGAACGCCGCCCTGCGCGGCTTCGCCGAGGCCGAGTCCGACGGCATCGTCCAGGTTTCCACCGGCGGTGCCGCGTACTGGTCCGGTGCTGCCACGAAGGACATGGTTGCCGGTTCCCTCGGCTTCGCGGCGTTCGCCCGCGAAGTGGCCAAGAACTACAACGTCAACATCGCCCTCCACACCGACCACTGCCCCAAGGACAAGCTGGACGGCTTTGTCCTGCCGCTGCTCGCAGCGTCCGAGGCCGAGGTCAAGGCCGGCCGCAACCCGATCTTCAACTCCCACATGTGGGACGGCTCGCACGAGACTCTTGAAGACAACCTGCGCATCGCCCGCGAGCTGCTGGAGCGCACCGCCGCCGCGAAGATGATCCTCGAAGTTGAAATCGGCATTGTCGGCGGCGAGGAAGACGGCGTGGAAAACGCCATCAACGACAAGCTCTACACGACGGTCGAGGACGCGTTGGCCACGATCGAAGCCCTCGGTGCCGGCGAGAACGGCCGCTACCTGACGGCCCTGACGTTCGGCAACGTGCACGGCGTGTACAAGCCGGGCGGGGTGAAGCTGCGCCCGGAGATCCTGAAGGACATCCAGGCGCAGGTGGGCGCGAAGCTGGGCAAGGACAGCCCGTTTGATCTGGTGTTCCACGGCGGTTCGGGTTCCTCGGACCAGGAGATCGCTGACGCCGTTTCCTACGGCGTGATCAAGATGAACATCGACACCGACACGCAGTACGCGTTCACCCGTCCGGTGGCCGGCCACATGCTCGCCAACTACGACGGCGTCCTGAAGATCGACGGCGAAATGGGCAACAAGAAGCTCTACGATCCCCGTGTCTGGGGCGCCTCCGCCGAGGCAGGCCTGTCCGCCCGGATCGTCGAGGCCACCAAGCAGCTCGGTTCCGCCGGAAAGACGATCTAA
- a CDS encoding ATP-dependent 6-phosphofructokinase has protein sequence MKIGILTSGGDCPGLNAVIRGAVLKGITVHGHEFVGFLDGWRGVVEGDIIDIPRTMVRGIAKQGGTILGTSRTNPFENGGGPAVIKDHMDRLGIDAIIAIGGEGTLAAAKRLTDAGLKIVGVPKTVDNDLDATDYTFGFDTAVQIATEAIDRLRTTAESHHRCMIAEVMGRHVGWIALHAGMAAGAHAILIPEQKISIEQIAQWVKEAHARGRAPLVVVAEGFVPDYMESPHSERGLDTFGRPRLGGIADQLVPELEARTGIETRATILGHIQRGGVPSAFDRVLATRLGMAAIDSVVEGCWGTMVALKGTDIEHVGFAEALGKLKTVPQDRYEEAAVLFG, from the coding sequence ATGAAAATTGGAATCCTCACCAGCGGTGGCGACTGCCCCGGACTGAACGCTGTCATCCGCGGCGCCGTACTTAAAGGCATCACCGTCCATGGCCACGAGTTTGTCGGGTTCCTGGACGGCTGGCGGGGCGTGGTTGAGGGCGACATCATCGATATCCCCCGCACCATGGTCCGCGGCATCGCCAAGCAGGGTGGCACGATCCTGGGCACGTCCCGCACCAATCCCTTCGAAAACGGCGGCGGCCCCGCAGTCATCAAGGACCATATGGATCGCCTGGGCATCGACGCCATCATTGCCATCGGCGGCGAAGGGACCCTTGCCGCCGCAAAGCGGCTGACCGACGCAGGGCTGAAGATCGTGGGCGTCCCCAAGACCGTGGACAACGACCTCGACGCCACGGACTACACCTTCGGCTTCGACACCGCCGTGCAGATCGCCACCGAAGCAATCGACAGGCTGCGCACCACGGCAGAATCCCACCACCGGTGCATGATCGCCGAGGTCATGGGCCGGCACGTGGGCTGGATTGCCCTGCACGCGGGCATGGCCGCAGGCGCCCACGCCATCCTGATCCCGGAGCAGAAGATCAGCATCGAACAGATCGCCCAGTGGGTGAAGGAAGCCCACGCCCGCGGGCGCGCACCGCTGGTAGTGGTGGCCGAGGGCTTTGTTCCGGACTACATGGAATCCCCGCACTCCGAGCGCGGCCTGGACACCTTCGGCCGGCCCCGCCTGGGCGGCATCGCGGACCAGTTGGTCCCGGAACTGGAAGCCCGGACCGGCATCGAGACCCGTGCAACGATCCTGGGGCACATCCAGCGCGGCGGCGTCCCGTCCGCCTTCGACCGTGTCCTTGCAACGCGCCTGGGCATGGCCGCGATCGACTCGGTAGTGGAGGGCTGCTGGGGCACCATGGTGGCGCTCAAGGGCACCGATATCGAGCACGTTGGCTTCGCGGAAGCGCTGGGCAAGCTGAAGACCGTGCCACAGGACCGCTACGAGGAAGCAGCGGTCCTGTTCGGCTGA